The genomic stretch ACCTCCGGCAGCGCCGCGAACGCGGCATAGAGCGTCTCCCCGGGGAAGTACTGCAGGCCCACCCCCGCCTGCGCACGGCTGGCCATGGAGCCGTCCGGGTTGCGGAACACCGAGGTGAGGTAGCCACCCCAGGCCGCGTCCACATGGATGCCGAAGTCGAACCCGCGCTCGGCACGGCAGCGCGCGCGCGCCTCCACGATGCGGTGGATGGGATCGACGGTGCCGAATTCCGTGGTGCCCAGCATGCCCACGACCGCCAGCACCGGTGCGCCCGCCTCGCAGGCACTACGCAGCTCCTCGTCCAGATGGGTCGGGTCCATGCGCATGTGGTCGTCCACACGGATGCGCACCAGGTTGGCCGTGCCGAATCCCAGCGCCTTCATGCCCTTGGCCCAGGAGTAGTGCGCGGAGCTGGACACCAGCACGCGGGGTGGCGGCACGTCCGCGTGCTTCTGGAAGAAGCCGGCCGTGCCCAGGTGTTCGATGCGTTCGCTGCGCACCGCCCGCACGAAGTCGAAGAGCGCTCGCCTCGAGCCTTGATCGTCCAACAGGTGCGCGATCTGGCGCCTGAGCGCGATGGTCTCGTCGATGGAGAGGTTGAGGAGCTCCCACTTCGAGTACTCGGCGAGCGGCTTGGCCGCAGGACCCACCGCACTCGTGGCGAAGTCCATGACGCGCGCGCCTTCCTGCAACGCGATCCCGTAGAACTTGACCGAGCGGAAGTTCCAGAGCGCCTCGTAGTTGGCGACGGTGCCTCCGCCGGTCAGGTGGCCCCAGGCGCAGGGTTCGCGGCTCTCGTCCACCGAGAAGCCGAACATGCGCGCCAGGTCGCGACCCGCCTCCAGCTCCATCTCCAGCGTGACCGGCGCCGCCTCTTCACTGACGTTGTTGGGGTTGTAGAGCGTGGTCACCAGCTTGGCCACCAATCCCGGCAGCAGCAGGTCCGAGCTCATGTGACCCACGTAGCGCGGGTGGTAGAACGGCACCGCCCGCTTGAGCTCGGCGGACAGCTCGTAGAGCGCCGAGCGGATCCGCGCCTGCGTCTCCAGGAAGTCAGGCCGGTAGTGCGCACCGGTCGAGATCCGCAGGCCGTCTTCCGGGTGGAAGTTGCGGCGCCAGTAGACGTGGTCGCGCAGGAACTCGATCAGCAGGGATTCGAGCAGATCGGCGTTCTCGGCGGAGGGCCCGAGAAACAGGGGTTGCAGAAAGCGCAGGTCGTCGGTTTCCATGGCGGGCAGCGTACCCTGCCCGGCGCCCGGGGGATCCGGTTGCGGCGCCCCCCGGAGCCGAGGGCCCGCCCCATTCGGGACGGGCCCGCCCGGCGTGCACGCTACTTGGTGTGCGTGGCGAAGAAGGCCCGGAACAGACGGGGCGCATCGATGCCGCCCGGGTTGTTGGACGGATAGCGACGACCCGGCCCGCGTGCGTACTCGTGCTCCAGCCCCCGCACGATCCACCACTCGACCTCGTTGCCGGCGACGTTTCCGGGCAGCGGCGTCTGCCACACCATCGAGGTCGCCGTCAGAGACGTCGATGTCGTGTAGACCGTGTCCACGAGCTGGAAGGACTCGGCCAGGGCCACCCGGCGCCCCTCCATGTCCGTGTAGCTGAACAGCACGGCCGGATCCAGCGGCACGGTGGCCACGGGCGGCTGTCCCATCAGCAGGCTGCTGTTGATGCTTTGGATGGCGAACGCGTCCCGCGTGCCCAACAGGTACTGGAAGGGAATGGGGACCGCTGCCGTGAACGCCTCCGGAAACGGGCGGGTGACTGCCGCTGCGGAAGCCACGCGTGCTCCCATCTCGGTCGCTACGCGCCCGGCGAAGGAGCCGCCGTTGGAGAAGCCCGACACGTGGATGCGGCGGGCATCGATGTGGACCTCGGACTCGAGGTCGTCCAGCAACAGCGTGGTGAAGGCGATGTCATCCAGCGGCCAAGTGGTGCCGGCCGGCAGTCCCGCGGGCACCCAGGTGGGGTCGATCTCCCGCTCCAGGCCGTACGCGTTCCACTTGGTCTCGTAGGTCCCGCTGTTCAGGAGGTAGGTCACACCGGAGGGGAAGGCCACGATCCAGCCGTTGGCGTCCGCTTCCTCCTGCCAGGAGGACTGCTCGTAGAACAGCTCGCCATTCTGCGCGCTGCCGTGGAACATCACCACCAGGGGCACGTCCGACCCGCTGGTGACGGCAGGGTGATTGGGCACGTGGACCACGAAGCGCCGGTCCACGCCGTCCACGCGCAGCACGCGGCAGTTGACGCCGATGGCGTACGGCGTGCCCGCCGGCTGCATCGTACCCGCCAGACGGCACGCGTCCCAGACGGGGAGGGCCGCCGGTGGCAGAGAAGCGACCACGCCCGCGACCCAGGCGGGCGCCGCAGCGGCGACCAGCTCCTCCGGTCTCGGGTCGCGCGGTTCGCTGGGTGTGTCGTCGTCGCAGGCCCCGGTAGTGAGCGCGAGCAGGGTCAAGGCTGCGACGTGGGCGCCGTGGCGCAATCGGCTGAAGCGGGACCGCACAACTCCCGCAGAAGATTCGTTCATGGTTCGGACTCCGGGTCAAGAGCGGCCACCATGGCCGCTGGGGAACCCGGCGTCGATCACACTCGAGGTTGGACATTCAGCGAAGACGCGCCCGCCCCGAGAGGGATCAGGTGGTGGACGCCGAGGCGCGGGGTCTGTTCCGGACTCCCACGTGCTGGTGAACCGTCAGCGGCGCGCCACCTTCACGACGGTGTCCCACGTGCGCGTGGTCACGTTCTTTCCGAAGGCTCGCTCGATCAGCGTCATGAACACGGGTCCCTTGGGACTCGCCACGTAGGCGCTGAACGCCTCCGTGCCGTTCACGACGAGGATGCGTGCGCCGTCTTCTTCGATGGGAAGGCGCAGGCCCCGCTTGGGAGGCTCTGGGAGGAACGTGACCACACGCTTGGAACCCGGCGTGAGATCGAAGGGCGCATAGGGGTCCGAGGCCAGCAGCTCCTGCAACACCGCCATGGGCCGGACGATGGTCGCGAAGGTGCGGCCGAGCACTTCTTCCATGGCCGCCTCCGCCTTGCGGGCGAGAGTGGCCGTGCCGGCGGCTCGGGCGTCGAAGGCGACGTTGCCGGTGCCCAGGATGGTGACGACCTCCTGGAAGCCGGCGGCTTCGAACGCGCGCTTGAGCTCCGGCATCTTCGCGTTGGTGGGCATCACGCCCCTGAGAAACGCCGCGTAGCGAGGCACAGGTAGGCTCCGTGTGGGCCGGAGAAGGAACGGTCCAGCACGGAGCCTACCCGACGCTCAGGGCGTCGGCAACGCGCCTTTGGCGAACCAGATCGGGAAGTTCAGGCAGATCTGATAGTAGCAGACGGTGTTGCGGCCGTCCGGATCACAGGTCGTCCCGCTCAGGAAGCAGAGCCGGGTGGGTGAGTACCACGTCGAGGGAGGGCATGGCCCTCGGCAGGCGCTGGGCACCGGGTTGGGCGAGATCGAGAGGTCCGTACCCGTCAGCGCCGGGTCGCTCGGCTGGTGGCGGATGAGCACGTCGTCCCGGCCGTAGCGATCCTGGAAGTCGCTCAACTCGTCGACCAGCCCGTTCAGTGCCTCCAGATGCTCGGGCAGCACCGCGCCTGCGGCTTCCATGCGCTCCTGCAGCGCCACCGCCTGCTGGTAGAGCCCGTACAGCTCCGCGTTCTCCGCCTCGGCTGGCGGGTTGGACGGCGACTCACACGCGAACAACAGCGCACCGACCCCGGCGGCTACCAGCCATGACAGGCTTCCTCTGGGTCGCATCGGTTCCTCCTCCGTAGGTGTGGGACGGCCCCTCACCGGGAGAGCGTCGTTCGGCGGCCCACGGCTCAACGGACGTGCGTCCGGGTCACGGGGGCCGGTCCGATCAGCCCTCGGCGCCTTCCCGCACGCCGACGGAGTGTCGCATCAGCCGTGCACGAGCTTCCGGTACTTGATGCGATGCGGCTGGGCGGCTTCGGCCCCCAGCCGCTTCTTCTTGTCCTCTTCGTAGTCCTGGTAGTTGCCCGGATACCAGACCACCTGACTGTCGCCCTCGAAGGCGAGGATGTGCGTGGCCACGCGGTCCAGGAACCAGCGGTCGTGGGAGATGACCAGCACGCACCCCGCGAATTGCAGGATGGCGTCTTCCAGCGCGCGCAGCGTGTCGACGTCGAGGTCGTTGGTGGGCTCGTCCAGCAGCAAGACGTTGCCGCCCTCCTTGAGCAGCTTGGCCAGGTGCAGACGGTTGCGCTCACCGCCGGAGAGCACGCCCACCTTCTTCTGCTGGTCGGCACCGCGGAAGTTGAACCAGGACAGGTAGGCCCGGCCGTTCACCTCGGCGCGGCCGAAGTGCAGCGTGTCCAGGCCACCGGTGACCTCCTCGAACACGGTTTGCTCGCCGTCCAGCGCGTCCCGGCTCTGATCCACATAGGCGAGCTGCACGGTGCTGCCCACCTCCAGCGCGCCGCCGTCCGGCTGTTCCTGCCCGGTGATCATGCGGAAGAGCGTGGTTTTGCCCGCGCCGTTGGCGCCGATGATGCCCACGATGGCACCGGGTGGCACGTCGAAGGTGAGATCCTCGATCAGCAGCCGGTCGTCGTAGCCCTTCTTGATATGGTCCGCGCGGATGACCACGTCGCCCAGGCGCGGCCCCTTGGGGATCAGGATCTCGGCCGTGCGCACCTGCTCGCGCTCGTCCGCGGCCAATAAGGCTTCGTAGGCGGACAGACGCGCCTTGCCTTTGGACTGCCGGGCCCGGGGCGCCATGCGCACCCAGTCGAGCTCGCGCTCCAACGTCTTGGCGCGGGCCGAGTTCTGCTTCTCCTCCACGCGGAAGCGCTCCTGCTTCTGCTCCAGCCAGGACGTGTAGTTGCCCTTCCAGGGAATGCCCTTGCCGCGGTCCAGCTCCAGGATCCACTCGGCTACGTTGTCCAGGAAGTAGCGGTCGTGGGTGATGGCCACGATGGTGCCGGGGAAGGCGGACAGGTGGTGCTCCAACCAGGCCACGGACTCCGCGTCCAGGTGGTTGGTGGGCTCGTCCAACAGCAGCATGTCGGGCTGCTCGAGTAGCACCTTGCAGAGCGCTACCCGGCGGCGTTCTCCGCCGGAGAGCTTGCTCACGTCCGCGTCCGCGGGAGGCAGTCGCAGCGCGTCCATGGCGATCTCGAGCTTGCGCTCCAGGTCCCAGGCGTCGGCCGCTTCGATCTTCTCCTGCAGCGCCGCCTGCTCCTCGATCAGCGCGTTCATCTCGTCGTCGTCGGTGACCTCACCGAACTTGAGGCTCACCTCCTCGAACTTCCGGAGCAGGTCGCGCGTCTCCTTCACCGCCAGCTCCACGTTGCCCTTCACGTCCAACGTGGGATCGAGCTCGGGCTCCTGCGGCAGGTAGCCGATGCGCGTGCCCTTCATGGCCCAAGCTTCCCCCTGGAAGTCGGCGTCCACGCCGGCCATGATCTTGAGCAGCGAGCTCTTCCCCGATCCGTTCGGCCCCACCACGCCGATCTTGGCGCCGGGGAAGAACGAGATGCTGATGTCTTCCAGGATCTTGCGCTGCGGGGGCACGACCTTGGTCAGACGGTAGGTGTGGTAGATGAACTTCTGTTCGGCCATGAGACGGTGGGATCGGGTGGATAGGGCAGGTCCGGGAGTCGGCGGACGGGTGTCGTGCGGCCGACCCTGCGGCGGAGAAGGCGCGGGCCTCTCTCGCGGCGGGTCCTATGCGGGGAGGAATCTAACCCACCGCGCCAATCTTGCGGGACGCGGGCGGCCTGGTTAGTGGCAAGCGGCAGGGGAGTGCGCTCGGTCGGGACCGATACGGCCCAGCTCCCCCGACCCAGGTTCGAGGACTCGCTGGCGGAGACCAGCGGGGAGGCACCGATGCGACGATCGAGCGAACACAGCCTCTCCGTACGGCCTCACGGGCGACGAAGGGTCGCCTGGGGGGGCACGGCGGGGGTCTGGGGCGCGTCTCTCGCCGCGCTCGCGGGTGGCCCCGGCTCGCTCGGTGGGCAGGCGGTTCTCGACACCATGCGCCTGGTGGACGTGGAGGTCGTGGAGCGCGCCCGCCACGCGCCCCTGTTCCAGACCGACTCCGTTCTCGAGTTCACGTTGACCGCGGACTTCGGGACCATCCTGCGCGAGGATCGTCGGGGCGAGCCGCCGCGCCGTCCCGCGCGGCTCTCGCTGGGCTCCGACACCGGTGCGCGCACGGTCGACCTCCAGGTGCAGACCCGGGGCGAGTTCCGCCGGAACCCGGCCAACTGCCGCTTCCCTCCGCTCTGGCTCGACTTCGAACGGAGTGATCCGGCGCTGACCGGGACGCCGTTCGAAGCGCAGAACCGGATCAAGCTCTACGTGACGTGCCGGCCCGGGAACTCGACGTACGAGGAGTATCTGCTCGAGGAGTACCTGCTCTACCGGCTCTTCAATCGCGTCACCGACCTCAGCTACCGCGCGCGACTGGCTCGCGTCACCTACGAGGACGCCTCCGGTGGGAATGACCCCTTCACGAGCTGGGCGTTCGTCCTGGAGGATGTGGACGACGTGGCGGCCCGCCATGAGGGGATCGAGGTGGACGCTCCCGCCATCCTGCCTGCCGTCCTGGACGGCGAGCCGGCGACGCGTATGGAGCTGTTCCTGTTCATGATCGGCACCACCGACTTCTCGGCGGTCTACTCCCACAACGTCCGCACGCTGCGGTTGCCGGGTAGCCGGTACGCACCGCTCCCCTACGACTTCGACATGGCCGGCATCATCAACGCCAGCTATGCTACCGTCGATCCCCGCCTGGGCATCAAGTCCGTACAGGAGCGGGTGTACCGCGGGTTCTGTCGGGACCGCGCCGCCATGGAAGCGGCGCGCGCCGCGTTCCTGGCCCAGGAGCGAGCGATCCTGACCGAGACGGACGCCTTCGACCTGATCTCGGAGGGACGGCGCCGCAACGCGCGCAAGTATCTGGAGGAGTTCTTCGACATCCTCCGCAACGAGCGCCGTGCCGACCGCTGGATCTTCAGGGGCTGCCAGACGCAGCCGAGCTGAGGCGGCCGGCCGTCAAGGCACGACTCGGATGCTCGCCGCCGACAGGGACGGCGAGGGTTCGACCACCCAGTCGAGGGCGAAGCCCGACACCAGCAGCACCGGTTGTGAGACGTGCGTGACCCGCGCTCCCAACGTGCGGGCGCTGAGCACGGTGGACCGCGCGCCCAGCCACGCGGCCCGAGCGGGGAGCGTGCGCGACGTCAGGCCGGGCACCACGCCCAGGCGGATCTCCGGACCGCCCTCCGTGCGTAGGTAGACCGTGACGTCCTCGAACAACTGGTTGGTGACGCGCACCCGGGTTGGTGAACCGGCGGCGGTGGCGTGATAGGGGCTCGAAGCCGTGGTGACGCAGGCGGCCGGAGTCAACGCCGATAGAGCAAGCAGAAGACGAGCCGCCTGGCGGCCCGTTCGTGAGCGGAACATGGGAACCTCCAAGGGCGCAGGGGCCCGGGATCGACGCCGTGAGGCCAGCGGGGAGGCCGGCCGTGCCACGGCAGTGTGGGGAATAGCACGAGGGACCTGTGTCCCTCTGCTACGACAAGCGACGAATCCATCGAGGACCGGTCACGCCGTGCAGGCCTCGAAGGCGGGACGCCACCCGCGTCACATGCGTGTAGAATGCGACAGACGCCCGCCTCGCCACGGGGATGCCCGCCTTCGCCCAGGCCGCGGCCGCCATGGGCGCGCCCCGAGCCCTCGGTTCGGTTCGGGGATGGTGGAGCCCGTCGCCCAGATCGTCCTCGTTCGGGATGAGGACCGCGCCGAGATCACGCTGCTGCCCGGCTTCGGCGCCCGCGAGCTGGCCCTGGTCCGCGCGCTCCCGGGACGTCGCTACGATCCGGCTCGCCGCGTCTGGCTCGTTCCTGGTGCGGAGCGCACGCTGGCGGCGCTGCGGGCGGCCTTCGGCGTGGAGCGCCTGGTTGTCCGGGGGCGTGACCCGGCAGACGCGGCGGGTACGAGCGACCGGGATCCCGAGGGCGCGTTGGAGCGGGTACGCCACGCGCTGCTCCTGCGGGGATACGGCCGCTCCACCGCCAAGGTGTACCTGGGGCAACTGCGGCGTTTCCTGACCTGGTGTGGGGATGGCGTCCCCCGCCTGCCGGAGGACACCGCCGAGCGTGCCCAGGCCTACCTGGTGGAGCTGGTGGAGGAGCGCGGCGTCTCCCGCAGCTACCAGAGCCAGGTGGTGAGCGCGCTGCGCTTCCTGTGCGAGTCGGTGCTGGGCGAGCCCACCCTGGCGCTCCGGATCCCGCGGCCCAAGAAGGAGCGCCTCCTCCCCGCCGTGCTGAGTCCGGGCGAGGTGTCGCGACTCCTGCGCAAGACACGCAACCCGAAGCACCGCGCCCTGCTGATGCTGCTCTACTCGGCCGGACTGCGCGTGAGCGAGGTCGTGCGCCTGAAGCCGGAGGACCTGGACCTGGAGCGTGGCCTGCTCCGGGTGCGCCGTGCCAAAGGAAGGAAGGACCGCTACACACTGCTGGCCAAGAAGGCCGTCGCCGCCGTGACGCTCTACCGCGACGCCTACCCCACCGAGCACTGGCTCTTCCCCGGCGAACGGGAGGACCGCCACCTGACCCCCCGCTCCGTGCAACGCATCGTCAAGCGGTCCGCACGGGCCGCCGGGATCGCCAAGAACGTCACCACCCATACGCTCCGGCACAGCTTCGCCACCCACCTGCTCGAGGGTGGCACCAACCTGCGCGTGATCCAGGAGCTGCTAGGGCACGAGAGTGCCCGGACCACGCAGATCTACACCCACGTGGCGCAGTCCACCCTGGAGTCG from Gemmatimonadota bacterium encodes the following:
- a CDS encoding pyridoxal-dependent decarboxylase yields the protein METDDLRFLQPLFLGPSAENADLLESLLIEFLRDHVYWRRNFHPEDGLRISTGAHYRPDFLETQARIRSALYELSAELKRAVPFYHPRYVGHMSSDLLLPGLVAKLVTTLYNPNNVSEEAAPVTLEMELEAGRDLARMFGFSVDESREPCAWGHLTGGGTVANYEALWNFRSVKFYGIALQEGARVMDFATSAVGPAAKPLAEYSKWELLNLSIDETIALRRQIAHLLDDQGSRRALFDFVRAVRSERIEHLGTAGFFQKHADVPPPRVLVSSSAHYSWAKGMKALGFGTANLVRIRVDDHMRMDPTHLDEELRSACEAGAPVLAVVGMLGTTEFGTVDPIHRIVEARARCRAERGFDFGIHVDAAWGGYLTSVFRNPDGSMASRAQAGVGLQYFPGETLYAAFAALPEVDSITVDPHKLGYVPYPAGAFVARNREVVDFIAQEAAYVFDLGDREHPVSRSESLHKLGQYILEGSKPGSAAAAVHVTHKVLPLHREGLGRVLKETIRTCEYFWDAARAAAERLSDRVRLVVPFEPDSNLICLALNPVGNTDLAAMNRFGREVFQHMKVEGERPLQTFQFIGSYTSLTCDALPAAEARRILDALGIDPTTFVQVPEDTQREADHVFILRHTLMNPWQLDGPGGRTYVGLYLEWLEDVVDGVLEGEGWR
- a CDS encoding DUF1697 domain-containing protein → MPRYAAFLRGVMPTNAKMPELKRAFEAAGFQEVVTILGTGNVAFDARAAGTATLARKAEAAMEEVLGRTFATIVRPMAVLQELLASDPYAPFDLTPGSKRVVTFLPEPPKRGLRLPIEEDGARILVVNGTEAFSAYVASPKGPVFMTLIERAFGKNVTTRTWDTVVKVARR
- a CDS encoding tyrosine-type recombinase/integrase; amino-acid sequence: MVEPVAQIVLVRDEDRAEITLLPGFGARELALVRALPGRRYDPARRVWLVPGAERTLAALRAAFGVERLVVRGRDPADAAGTSDRDPEGALERVRHALLLRGYGRSTAKVYLGQLRRFLTWCGDGVPRLPEDTAERAQAYLVELVEERGVSRSYQSQVVSALRFLCESVLGEPTLALRIPRPKKERLLPAVLSPGEVSRLLRKTRNPKHRALLMLLYSAGLRVSEVVRLKPEDLDLERGLLRVRRAKGRKDRYTLLAKKAVAAVTLYRDAYPTEHWLFPGEREDRHLTPRSVQRIVKRSARAAGIAKNVTTHTLRHSFATHLLEGGTNLRVIQELLGHESARTTQIYTHVAQSTLESVRSPLDNLE
- the ettA gene encoding energy-dependent translational throttle protein EttA, with amino-acid sequence MAEQKFIYHTYRLTKVVPPQRKILEDISISFFPGAKIGVVGPNGSGKSSLLKIMAGVDADFQGEAWAMKGTRIGYLPQEPELDPTLDVKGNVELAVKETRDLLRKFEEVSLKFGEVTDDDEMNALIEEQAALQEKIEAADAWDLERKLEIAMDALRLPPADADVSKLSGGERRRVALCKVLLEQPDMLLLDEPTNHLDAESVAWLEHHLSAFPGTIVAITHDRYFLDNVAEWILELDRGKGIPWKGNYTSWLEQKQERFRVEEKQNSARAKTLERELDWVRMAPRARQSKGKARLSAYEALLAADEREQVRTAEILIPKGPRLGDVVIRADHIKKGYDDRLLIEDLTFDVPPGAIVGIIGANGAGKTTLFRMITGQEQPDGGALEVGSTVQLAYVDQSRDALDGEQTVFEEVTGGLDTLHFGRAEVNGRAYLSWFNFRGADQQKKVGVLSGGERNRLHLAKLLKEGGNVLLLDEPTNDLDVDTLRALEDAILQFAGCVLVISHDRWFLDRVATHILAFEGDSQVVWYPGNYQDYEEDKKKRLGAEAAQPHRIKYRKLVHG